The DNA region ACGGAGGCCGCGTTCACGGGGCCATGGTTTGGGACCGGCGATCTCGTGCGACGCGACGCGGCGGGAAGCTACACCTTCGTCGCTCGCAAGAAGGACGTGCTTCGGAGGCGCGGAGAGAACGTCGCGGCGGCCGAGATTGAGGCCGTTCTGGCGAGTCACCCGGCTGTGAGCGAAGCCGCGGCGGTGGGCGTGCCGTCGGCACTCGGCGAAGACGAGATCGTGGCGTTCGTACTCCTTCGCAGCGGGGCCGGCGCGAGCGCTGACGAGTTGCGTCAATGGGCGCGAGAGCGGCTTGCCGACTTCAAAGTCCCTAGCGCGATGCACGTTGTCGATGAGCTTCCGCGAACGCCGACGGCGCGCGTCGCCAAGCACGTGCTGCGAGCGCGAGTCGAGGCGCTCCGGCGTTCGGAGGGGGGCGGGTGACGTCGCGGGCGCGACGCCGTCGCGAGACACGGATGGACGAGCCTCCCCCCTCCCCTCGCGAGGCGCCGCGGCAAAGTCCGTCGGAAGCGGAGAATGCGGGCCGCCGCCCGGCCTTCCGTCAAGGCTTCGCACTTTCGCGGAGGCGGCCGCCGCCGGCATGCCTCGTGCGTGACGGGAAACCATGGCAACCCGGTCGGTCCTCGCCGTTCTCGTTGTGGCTTCTGTGGGCTGCGGCTCAAGCGGTTCGGCCGGCGACGTCGGGACATCGGGCGACGCGCTCACGGGGACCTCGTGCGAGCCCAGCGATCAGGCGCTCTTCTTCCACGGCATGAACGGCTTCGGGCGCGAGCTTGCGGCGCCCGGACTGTGCTTGCCGCGACTCTCCAGCTTTTGGAACGACACGGCCTTCATCGACGCATCGGGAGCCAGCGTCGTGGGAGGCTACAGCGCCGGACGGCTTCCCCTCTTGCGGCGCCTCGCAGCGGGGGCGGCGACGGAGAGCACCGCGATCATGTTGGACCCGTCGTATTCTGACGGCGCTCGCTTCGACGGCGTGACGGGTCCCAACGTGGTGACGCGATGGCTCGAGGGCGACGCGGCGCGACGCTTCGTGTTCGTCTACTCGCCGGCGAGCGCCGGGTGGCGCGAATACGTGGCCCTCATGGAGGGCCCCCTCGCGGCGCAGATTCGCACCTGTCCGGTCAGGGGCGCACACGGTGACCTGCCTCGAATCGTGACGGAGCGACTCTTCCTCGACGTCGACGCGTGGCTCGCCGAACGATGCGCCGACAGCTCGCCGCGCTGAAGGCCCGTCGCCGGCCCGCGCCAAGAGGCGCGAGGCCTTGAGAGGTAGCGGCCCTTTTTTTCGTCACGCCCGCGCAACTTCTCCATCGGCAAGGCCGATGTCTTCTTTGAGGCCCGGAAAGCCTCACCAAGGAGGCATCCATGAGAAACCATCTTTGCGCCCTCGAGGCCCAATACGAGGCGCTCACGCGCGAGTGGCAGCGCGTCGCGACCGCCGCAAACGACTTCGAGGTCGTCGCCATCGAGCTCGATCCGAAGACCCTCGAGGCCATCGGCGAGCTCACCGACGTGACGACCCTCACGGCGTTCACGCCATCCCTCCTGCCGCGCTCGGCGAGCGCTCTGCGAGGGTGACCGTGGACAACATCCGTACGCACTCCTCCTATTTCGTCGCCCAAGCGGCGCCGCCGCCCATGGTCGTGGGGACGCTCACGATGGACGCGCTCATGACCTATTGTCAGGGTCGGCTCGCCGATCTCGACGCGCGCGTCGCGGGCCTCTTCGCCGGTCAGAAAAAATCCGTCGACGACGCCGCCGAGCTCGAGCGCCTCATCAGCAGTCTTGCAAGCCTCACGGGCGGCGTTCAGAAGGGCGGAAAGGCGGCCCACGACATCATCCGTGCATACCAGGCGGCCATCGCGACGGTGGGGCCCGACACACCGCTGGGGCGAAAACTCGAAGGCGCGCAGCAAGCGTTCATCTCCCAAGTGGGCACCGACGGTGGCCTCGCGCTTCGGTCCGAGATGAGCGAGCCGGACTACTGGAGCAAGACGCTGGCCCCCGATGCCGACGGTCAAGCCGTCAACGCGCTAAGCGTCGACGACCTGAAGCCAGGCATCGATCACCTCAAGGGTCTCGCCAGCGAGCTGAGCCACGGCATGGAGCTGGGAATGATCTCGCTCCAGTCGCTCATGTCGCAGCGCCAGATGGCCATCCAGGTGGCCACGAACCTCATTCAGTCGGTCGGCGACACGGCCAACAAGATTGCTCAGAACGTCGGGAGGTGAACCATGCAACTTCACATTGATTCGAAGCCCAAAGAGTCCATCGCCGACCGCCGCCGAGCGACCGAGGCGCTCTACGCGACGGGCCACTTCCTCCTCGAAGGCGACAGGCCGGCGCACGCCAGCGGGGTCTTCCGCGCCATGGCGCTCCTCGCGCCGACCGATGAGCGAGCGTGGCTCGGGCTCGGTTCGTGCCACGAGGCCCTCGGACAGTCGCTGATGGCGCTCGAGATGTACGGCACCGGCGGGGTGCTGGCGCGGCACCCAGTGCGCCTCGAGGTTGCGCGCGCGCGCCTTCTGAGAACCCTTGGTCGCGGTGACGAAGGCGATGAGGCGCTGGCGCGCGCCGCAGAACATGCGGAGCAGAGCGGCGAGCCGGCCCTTGTGGCGCTCGTGAGCGAGGAGGCACGCTCGTGAGCGTCGTCGAGCCGGCGCGGGGCGCGCGCGACGTCGCAGAGTTGGAGCGCCCGAGCCCTTTGGGGCGGCGCGTCGTTCGCGAGCTCATGCCGGCGCCCGCGGAGTTCGGCAAGGACGCGCTCCCCAGCGCCGAGGCCGAGCTCTACCGCATCGTTGTCAAGCGGCGCGGCGACCAATCGACGGCCGCAAAGGACAACGTCGAGAGCGCCGGCAAGCGCATCGCCGAGTGTTTTGCGCGCGAAGCGGCCGCGACGCAGCGCGAGCACGAAAAGAGCCATGAGTCGGGCCGAGGATTCTTCGAGTCCATCGGAAAGCTCATCGGGGACTTCGTCGACGACGTGGTCCACTTGCGCCTGGGCGAGGCGCTAGAGCACGCGACAGAGAACCTCGAGGAGGCGTGGAACAGCCCGCGCTTCTGGAGCGATCTCGAAAAGGCAGCGGCGATCGTCGCCAAGGGGGCAGCCGTGGTCGCCGCGGCGGCCGCCACCGTGGCGACGCTTGGAACGGCGGCGCCGGTAGCCGTGGTGCTGGTTGGGGTCGGGCTGTCCGCGCTGAGCGTCGCCGACGGCGAGCTCCACATGCTCGAGGCCTGCGGCGTCGACGCGAAGACTGCCGGTTGGATCCGCGTAGGCGTCGGCGTAGCGGGCGCCGCCACCACGGGGGGAGCGAGCCTCCTCGCCGCCGGTGGCGCGGCACCGGCGTGGGCCAACGCAGCACGCATCGCGGGGGTCGCCGCCGGCGCGCTTGGCGGGGCCGCGCAAGTGATTCAAGGGGGAGCGCACGCGCGAAACGGCGAGTTCGCGGCCGCGATGCAAGAGGCGGTCGCCGACCGGCAACTCGCCGCGCACCAGCGGGCGCGGCTCGAGCGATCCATCGAGGGCTTGCTTCGCGCCGTGAAGGAGGCCGACGCGTCGCTGGAACACGCCCTCACGGGACTCCACGAGGCATCGAACACCCGAAACGAAACCCTCTTACTCGTTGGGAGCCGCGCATGAACAGTATCCATTCGGCAACGGCGACGCCGGTCTCGCCGCCGACGGCCGGGACGTCGCAAACACCAGCGGGCAGTCCGACGACACCCGCGGCGGCGCTACCGATGCCCTTGCCACTCGGCAATGTCGCGATCGAACTCGCCGCGCTGGTCCTTGAAGAAGGGCACTCGCGGGCAAAGACGGCGCGCGCGTCGGAAGCGAACCTGGAGCGCTCGGCGCGCGTCGCCGAAGACCGCATCGTCGACGAGATGCGCGCCCGCGCCGCGTCGACCCGGGAACACGCGCTCCTCGCTGGCGCCTTCACCGCCGCCGGTGGTCTCGCGTCGGTGGGGAGTGCCGTGACCTCCGCCGTCGCGATGCGGAACGGCGCCGCTACGACCGGCGCAGGCGCGAGCGCTGCTGAGGCGTCCGGCTCGACGGCCAAGGCCTCGGTGTTGCCCTTCGTCGCCAAGGGGCTCGAAGCCACCGGCAAAGGCCTCGGCGACACCTCGCACGTCGTCCGGAGCCTCGCCGAGGCCGTGCAAACCGACCACGACGCGACGACGGAGCGAGAGCGCAATACCGCGCGGCGAGCCTTGCGCGCCTCGGAGTCTTGGCAGAAGGACTCCGTGAGTGCGGGCGAGCTCATTGAGCGGGCGCTCGCCTTCGCTCGCGAGCACGAGAAGGCTCGCTCAGAAACGCTCCTCGCCATCGGCCGCAGGGCCTGACCGAGCGGGCGCGAAGCCAACGGATTGGGCGAGCGACGATGGCGAGCTGTGCCATCATCGGCGCGCCATGAAGATCTACACGAAGACAGGCGACGACGGCACGACGGGACTCTTCGGCGGCGCGCGCGTGAAGAAGGCCAGCCTTCGCGTCGAAGCCTACGGCACCGTCGACGAGCTCAACGCCACGCTCGGCGTCGCGCGCGCCGAAGGCCTCGACCCGACCATCGACGCGGTGCTCAGTGAGGTGCAGGTCGATCTCTTCACCTTGGGCGCGGAGCTCGCGTGCGTTCCCGGCAAGGAAGACAAGCTCGGCATGCGGCTCTTGGACGGCACCGATGCGGAGCGGCTGGAGCGCGCCATCGACGCCGGCGAGGTCGGCCTCGCACCGCTAAAGAACTTCGTTCTCCCCGGCGGCTCCGCGCAAGCGGCGCTCCTCCATCACTCGCGAACCGTATGCCGTCGCGCAGAGCGATGCGTTCTCAACATGGACGACGCTGAGCCCCGCCAGGGTGTGGTCGTCTACCTGAATCGACTGAGCGATCTGCTCTTCGTCCTCGCAAGGCGCGAGAACCATCTGCGCGGCGTCGCCGACGTCCCCTGGGCACCGCGGCCTCGCTGACGCGGGTCAAGCGACGAGTTCGGCGGCCAAGAGCTTGCGGCCACGGTGCAAGCGACTCATGACCGTGCCGACGGGCACGCCGAGCGCGTCGGCGGCCTCGCGATACGAGTGCTCCGCAAGGTCGACGAGCACAACCACGTCGCGGAACGCTTCCGGGAGCGCCGCGAGCTTCGCCTCGGTGCGCGACGAAAGTCCCACCGGCACTTGCGGGGCGAGCGGCTCCGGCGTGGTCCACGCGCAGGGATCTTGCGCGAGCACGCGCAGGGCGTTGCGCTCGCGACGAATGCGCCGGTAGCGGGTGACGAAGACACTGAAGAGCACTTGCCCCGCCCAAGCGCGTAGGTTTGAGCCGGCCTGGTATTGGCCCTGAAAGCGCAGCGCCCGTTCGAAGGTGTCTTGCACGAGGTCATCGGCGCGCGACGCGTCACCGACGAGGCGCATGGCGCGACCGCGAAGCTCCGGTAGCAGACGCACCAACTCACGCTGGAACTCGCGGGCGAGGGCGTCAGCGGCGCTCGCCTTCGTCTTCTTGCTGGGCGACGCGGGAGTCGGGCGTGTCTCACTCTTGGGGCCGAAGACCTCGTCGGCATCGAATCCCGAACGCACACACACGGCAAACGAAGAAGAATCCATTTGGGCATCGCCTCCGAGACCCCGTGGTGCATCCGCGGTGCCACCGTGAGCGGGCAATGCTCTCCGGGACTTAGGCAGGTCGCCGCCCCCGGTGCGTGTCTACCGCGCCGAAGCGCGTGGGCGGCGAGCCACGAGAACAGCGCGCGGACGCGGCGGGGCCGCGGGCCGGGCGGGCGCGGGGCGGGCCGCGGCGGGGGCCCAGCCGTCACCAATGAGCATGCTAATTGTCGATTCTGCGCCGAGGGCCCGCGCCCCCACCGCCAAACCGGTCCGCGCTCAGCCGGCGCGCGCTCTGGCGGCGCGGGGCGCGACTTAGCCGCGGCGGCGTTCGCGGAGGAGCTCACCGAGGATCAGTGGCAACTCGCGCGCGACCGCCGAGGCCAACACGCCACGGTCCCCCACCACGCTCGCGAGGCGATGTCCTGCTTCGGCGTGCAAGTAGACCGCCGCCGCCGCGGCCTCGAGCGGTGGCATGATCGCCAACATCGCGCCGACGGCTCCCGAGAGCACGTCGCCAGAGCCGGCCGTCGCCAGAGCCGGCGAGCCGATGGGCCCAAGCAGGATGCGGCCGTCGGGATCGGCGATAACCGAATGGGCGCCCTTCAAGACCACGATCGACTGCGAACGATGGGCAAGGCTCCTCGCAGCGCCGACGCGGTCGGCCTCCACGGACTGCGCCGTCCCGCCGAGCAAGCGCGCTGCCTCGGCGGCGTGGGGCGTGAGCACCCTCGCCCGCTGCACGCCCGCCGCTATCGCGTCGACGCGCCCGGCAAAGAGCGTCAGCCCGT from Myxococcales bacterium includes:
- a CDS encoding cob(I)yrinic acid a,c-diamide adenosyltransferase, with amino-acid sequence MKIYTKTGDDGTTGLFGGARVKKASLRVEAYGTVDELNATLGVARAEGLDPTIDAVLSEVQVDLFTLGAELACVPGKEDKLGMRLLDGTDAERLERAIDAGEVGLAPLKNFVLPGGSAQAALLHHSRTVCRRAERCVLNMDDAEPRQGVVVYLNRLSDLLFVLARRENHLRGVADVPWAPRPR
- a CDS encoding RNA polymerase sigma factor gives rise to the protein MDSSSFAVCVRSGFDADEVFGPKSETRPTPASPSKKTKASAADALAREFQRELVRLLPELRGRAMRLVGDASRADDLVQDTFERALRFQGQYQAGSNLRAWAGQVLFSVFVTRYRRIRRERNALRVLAQDPCAWTTPEPLAPQVPVGLSSRTEAKLAALPEAFRDVVVLVDLAEHSYREAADALGVPVGTVMSRLHRGRKLLAAELVA